A genome region from Streptomyces xanthophaeus includes the following:
- a CDS encoding ATP-dependent 6-phosphofructokinase encodes MRIGVLTAGGDCPGLNAVIRSVVHRALVGHGDEVIGFEDGFKGLLDGHFRPLDINAVSGILARGGTILGSARMERARLHEAAENAQELATRYGIDALIPIGGEGTLTASRMLSDAGMPVVGVPKTIDNDISSTDRTFGFDTAVMVATEAIDRLKTTAESHQRVMVVEVMGRHAGWIALESGMAGGAHGICLPERPFEVEALVKMVEERFARGKKFAVICVAEGAHPAEGSMPYEKGAIDAYGHERFAGIGNRLAIELEHRLGKEARPVILGHVQRGGTPTAYDRVLATRFGWHAVEAVHRGEYGNMTALRGTDIVMAPLAEAVTELKTVPEERMYEAESVF; translated from the coding sequence ATGCGTATCGGAGTTCTCACCGCAGGCGGCGACTGTCCGGGCCTCAACGCTGTCATCCGGTCGGTCGTACACCGTGCCCTGGTCGGGCACGGAGATGAGGTCATCGGTTTCGAGGACGGCTTCAAGGGCCTCCTCGACGGCCATTTCCGCCCCCTCGACATCAATGCCGTCAGTGGCATCCTCGCCCGCGGCGGCACGATCCTCGGTTCGGCGCGCATGGAACGCGCCCGTCTCCACGAAGCCGCCGAGAACGCCCAGGAGCTGGCGACCCGCTACGGCATCGACGCCCTCATCCCGATCGGCGGCGAAGGCACCCTGACCGCCTCCCGGATGCTGTCGGACGCCGGGATGCCGGTCGTCGGCGTACCGAAGACCATCGACAACGACATCTCCTCCACCGACCGCACCTTCGGCTTCGACACCGCCGTCATGGTCGCCACCGAGGCGATCGACCGCCTCAAGACCACCGCGGAATCGCACCAGCGCGTGATGGTCGTCGAGGTCATGGGCCGCCACGCGGGCTGGATCGCCCTGGAGTCCGGCATGGCCGGCGGTGCGCACGGCATCTGCCTGCCGGAGCGCCCCTTCGAGGTGGAAGCCCTGGTGAAGATGGTGGAGGAACGGTTCGCCCGCGGTAAGAAGTTCGCCGTGATCTGCGTGGCCGAGGGCGCACACCCGGCCGAGGGCTCCATGCCCTACGAGAAGGGCGCGATCGACGCCTACGGCCACGAGCGCTTCGCCGGCATCGGCAACCGCCTCGCGATCGAACTGGAGCACCGCCTCGGCAAGGAGGCCCGCCCGGTCATCCTCGGCCACGTCCAGCGCGGCGGCACCCCCACCGCCTACGACCGCGTCCTCGCGACCCGCTTCGGCTGGCACGCCGTCGAGGCCGTCCACCGCGGCGAATACGGCAACATGACCGCCCTGCGCGGCACCGACATCGTGATGGCCCCGCTCGCCGAGGCCGTCACCGAGCTGAAGACCGTCCCCGAGGAGCGCATGTACGAGGCCGAATCCGTCTTCTGA
- a CDS encoding MerR family transcriptional regulator yields MRIGELAERAGTSTRTLRYYESRGLLPARRAGNGYRTYDEDDLRLLSQIRTLQDFGFELEETRPFVDCLRAGHPAGDSCPASLAVYRRKLAELDGLIGQLADVREQLGRQLADAERAAGEAAVPKCEMTG; encoded by the coding sequence ATGCGCATCGGCGAACTGGCGGAGCGGGCGGGAACCAGCACCCGGACGCTCAGGTACTACGAGTCGCGCGGGCTGCTCCCCGCGCGGCGGGCCGGCAACGGCTACCGGACCTACGACGAGGACGACCTGCGGCTGCTGAGCCAGATCCGCACGCTCCAGGACTTCGGCTTCGAGCTGGAGGAGACCCGGCCCTTCGTGGACTGCCTGCGGGCCGGCCACCCGGCCGGGGACTCCTGCCCCGCCTCGCTCGCCGTCTACCGGCGCAAGCTCGCCGAACTGGACGGCCTGATCGGCCAGCTGGCCGACGTGCGCGAACAGCTGGGACGGCAGTTGGCTGACGCGGAACGGGCGGCCGGCGAAGCGGCCGTGCCGAAGTGCGAGATGACCGGATGA
- a CDS encoding maltokinase N-terminal cap-like domain-containing protein, with amino-acid sequence MSEAASARSRLTADRAAGIAPLEPMLKAWLPAQRWFAGKGRTISRLRTVSAAELLPPGSTPGLLHLLLDVDGDCYQLLLGIRPSLPPALAPTLIGHAEDGPYAGRAVYEALGDPRLAAMLLERLRSPGVLGPLRFDRDPATPIPAGLTPRPLSGEQTNSSLIYGDSFILKVFRRVGPGVNPDLELPRALAAAGCARVPAPVAWYEAEPPGSEPLTLGVLQPYLRGSDDGWQLALRRLGAGDDFTAEAHALGRATAEVHSALAAALPTVALGPEQTARLAAGMTARLAATAREVPALRPYEAGLRGAFDALAASRGAGVPAQRIHGDLHLGQTLRTLDGSWSLIDFEGEPARPLADRRRPEPAVRDIAGILRSFDYAARSHRPFAPAWADDCRAAFCEGYARTTGRDPREDPVLLRAYETDKAVYEARYESRHRPDWLHVPMAAIRRLSEPARPAHRVPPTPSAPGSISPHPHPKPPRRPLA; translated from the coding sequence ATGTCGGAGGCTGCATCCGCCCGGAGCCGGCTGACGGCCGACCGGGCCGCCGGGATCGCTCCACTGGAGCCGATGCTCAAGGCCTGGCTGCCCGCACAGCGCTGGTTCGCGGGCAAGGGCCGCACCATCAGCAGGCTCAGGACCGTCTCGGCGGCCGAACTGCTGCCGCCGGGATCCACCCCCGGACTGCTGCACCTGCTCCTCGACGTCGACGGGGACTGCTACCAACTGCTGCTGGGCATCCGCCCGTCCCTGCCGCCCGCCCTCGCGCCCACCCTCATCGGCCATGCCGAGGACGGTCCGTACGCGGGCCGGGCGGTCTACGAGGCGCTGGGCGATCCCCGGCTCGCGGCCATGCTGCTGGAACGGCTGCGCTCCCCCGGGGTACTCGGTCCGCTGCGCTTCGACCGGGACCCGGCCACGCCGATCCCGGCGGGGCTCACCCCCCGGCCGCTGTCCGGGGAGCAGACCAACTCCTCGCTCATCTACGGAGATTCGTTCATCCTGAAGGTGTTCCGCCGGGTCGGCCCCGGGGTCAACCCGGACCTGGAACTGCCCAGGGCGCTGGCCGCCGCCGGCTGCGCCCGGGTCCCGGCCCCCGTCGCCTGGTACGAGGCCGAACCGCCCGGCAGCGAACCGCTGACCCTGGGCGTGCTCCAGCCGTACCTGCGCGGCTCCGACGACGGCTGGCAGCTCGCGCTGCGCCGGCTCGGTGCCGGGGACGACTTCACCGCCGAGGCGCACGCGCTGGGCCGGGCCACCGCCGAGGTGCACAGTGCGCTGGCCGCGGCGCTGCCCACGGTCGCGCTCGGCCCGGAGCAGACCGCCCGGCTCGCGGCGGGGATGACGGCCCGGCTGGCAGCGACAGCCCGGGAGGTACCGGCGCTGCGGCCCTACGAGGCGGGGCTGCGGGGCGCCTTCGACGCGCTGGCGGCCTCCCGGGGGGCGGGGGTGCCCGCCCAGCGGATCCACGGGGACCTCCATCTGGGTCAGACCCTGCGCACCCTCGACGGCAGCTGGTCGTTGATCGACTTCGAGGGCGAGCCGGCCCGGCCGCTGGCCGACCGGCGCCGCCCCGAACCGGCGGTGCGCGACATCGCCGGGATACTGCGCTCCTTCGACTACGCCGCCCGCTCGCACCGGCCGTTCGCCCCCGCCTGGGCGGACGACTGCCGGGCAGCCTTCTGCGAGGGCTACGCCCGCACCACCGGCCGGGACCCCCGCGAGGACCCCGTGCTGCTGCGCGCGTACGAGACCGACAAGGCGGTGTACGAGGCCCGTTACGAGTCGCGGCACCGCCCCGACTGGCTGCACGTCCCGATGGCCGCGATCCGGCGGCTCTCGGAGCCCGCCCGGCCCGCCCACCGCGTGCCGCCGACCCCGTCCGCCCCCGGCTCCATCTCCCCTCACCCCCACCCGAAGCCCCCGAGGAGGCCGCTCGCGTGA
- a CDS encoding helix-turn-helix domain-containing protein codes for MHSSPPFNAPAARRLRAALGMAPGHVAYGLRAQYGLVVAPETVMAWERGEISPSSAELTALAGVLWCAPGELLAEPVTLREHRVARGLAADDLARRIGLETGSYQKMEDTGRWKGNERQSAALATVLGLTLAQFVTATGKHEELAEMLRSAVTTRWQAYVKPLGKLLPIPKHHLETVLEQLHGDYQSRMVATLSWGGGQGEAGSGDAGREFLAEIVDRFWQLAGGAA; via the coding sequence GTGCACTCCAGCCCACCTTTCAATGCCCCCGCCGCGCGTCGCCTGCGCGCGGCCCTGGGCATGGCTCCCGGACATGTCGCCTACGGCCTGCGTGCCCAGTACGGACTCGTCGTCGCGCCCGAGACCGTGATGGCCTGGGAGCGTGGCGAGATATCACCTTCCTCCGCCGAGCTCACGGCTCTCGCGGGCGTCCTGTGGTGTGCGCCCGGCGAACTGCTCGCCGAACCGGTCACCCTGCGGGAGCACCGGGTCGCCCGGGGGCTCGCGGCGGACGACCTGGCCCGCCGGATCGGCCTGGAGACGGGCTCCTACCAGAAGATGGAGGACACCGGGCGCTGGAAGGGCAACGAACGGCAGTCCGCCGCCCTGGCCACGGTGCTGGGTCTGACGCTGGCCCAGTTCGTGACGGCGACCGGCAAGCACGAGGAGCTCGCCGAGATGCTCCGCAGTGCGGTGACCACGCGCTGGCAGGCGTACGTGAAGCCGCTGGGCAAGCTGCTGCCGATCCCCAAGCACCATCTGGAGACGGTGCTGGAGCAGCTGCACGGCGACTACCAGTCGCGGATGGTGGCGACGCTCAGCTGGGGCGGCGGCCAGGGCGAGGCCGGCAGCGGGGACGCGGGCCGGGAGTTCCTCGCCGAGATCGTGGACCGGTTCTGGCAGCTCGCGGGCGGTGCGGCGTAG
- the treS gene encoding maltose alpha-D-glucosyltransferase — protein MMINDPVHDTFEDTPAKDRDPDWFKRAVFYEVLVRSFHDSNGDGVGDLKGLTSKLDYLQWLGVDCLWLPPFFASPLRDGGYDVADYTSVLPEFGDLADFVEFVDAAHTRGMRVIIDFVMNHTSDQHEWFQQSRKDPDGPYGDYYMWADNDKQYQDARIIFVDTETSNWTYDPVRKQYYWHRFFSHQPDLNYENPAVVEEIVSALRFWLDLGIDGFRLDAVPYLYAEEGTNCENLPRTHQLLKRVRAEIDAHYPDTVLLAEANQWPEDVVDYFGDYEKGGDECHMAFHFPVMPRIFMAVRRESRYPVSEILAKTPAIPDRCQWGIFLRNHDELTLEMVTDEERDYMYAEYAKDPRMRANIGIRRRLAPLLDNDRNQMELFTALLLSLPGSPVLYYGDEIGMGDNIWLGDRDGVRTPMQWTPDRNAGFSSCDPGRLNLPVIMDPVHGYQVTNVEAAMASPSSLLHWTRRLIEIRKANPAFGLGSYTELPSSNPAVLAFLREHGDDLVLCVHNFSRFAQPTELDLRSFNGRVPVELTGDVRFPPIGEWPYLLTLAGHGFYWFRLRTERRAELRAE, from the coding sequence ATGATGATCAACGATCCCGTCCACGACACCTTCGAGGACACCCCCGCCAAGGACCGCGATCCCGACTGGTTCAAGCGGGCGGTCTTCTACGAGGTCCTCGTCCGCTCCTTCCACGACAGCAACGGCGACGGCGTCGGGGACCTCAAGGGGCTCACCAGCAAACTGGACTACCTCCAGTGGCTCGGTGTCGACTGCCTCTGGCTGCCGCCGTTCTTCGCCTCACCCCTGCGCGACGGGGGTTACGACGTCGCCGACTACACCTCCGTGCTGCCCGAGTTCGGCGACCTCGCCGACTTCGTGGAGTTCGTGGACGCCGCGCACACCCGCGGCATGCGGGTGATCATCGACTTCGTCATGAACCACACCAGCGATCAGCACGAGTGGTTCCAGCAGTCACGCAAGGACCCGGACGGTCCGTACGGCGACTACTACATGTGGGCCGACAACGACAAGCAGTACCAGGACGCCCGCATCATCTTCGTCGACACCGAGACCTCCAACTGGACGTACGACCCCGTACGCAAGCAGTACTACTGGCACAGATTCTTCTCCCACCAGCCGGACCTCAACTACGAGAACCCGGCCGTGGTGGAGGAGATCGTCTCCGCCCTGCGCTTCTGGCTCGACCTCGGCATCGACGGCTTCCGCCTCGACGCCGTGCCCTACCTGTACGCCGAGGAGGGCACCAACTGCGAGAACCTGCCCCGCACCCACCAGCTCCTGAAGCGGGTCCGGGCCGAGATCGACGCGCACTACCCGGACACCGTGCTGCTCGCCGAGGCCAACCAGTGGCCCGAGGACGTCGTCGACTACTTCGGCGACTACGAGAAGGGCGGGGACGAGTGCCACATGGCCTTCCACTTCCCCGTCATGCCACGCATCTTCATGGCCGTCCGAAGAGAGTCCCGCTACCCGGTCTCCGAAATCCTGGCCAAGACCCCGGCGATCCCGGACCGCTGCCAGTGGGGCATCTTCCTGCGCAACCACGACGAGCTCACCCTCGAAATGGTCACGGACGAAGAGCGTGACTACATGTACGCCGAGTACGCCAAGGACCCGCGGATGCGGGCCAACATCGGCATCCGGCGCCGGCTCGCCCCGCTCCTGGACAACGACCGCAACCAGATGGAGCTGTTCACGGCCCTGCTGCTGTCGCTGCCCGGCTCGCCGGTGCTCTACTACGGCGACGAGATCGGCATGGGCGACAACATCTGGCTGGGCGACCGCGACGGCGTCCGCACGCCGATGCAGTGGACCCCGGACCGCAACGCCGGTTTCTCCTCGTGCGATCCGGGCAGGCTGAACCTGCCGGTCATCATGGACCCGGTCCACGGGTACCAGGTCACCAATGTCGAGGCGGCCATGGCGTCGCCCTCCTCGCTGCTGCACTGGACCCGGCGACTGATCGAGATCCGCAAGGCGAACCCGGCCTTCGGACTCGGCTCGTACACCGAACTGCCGTCGTCGAACCCGGCGGTGCTCGCGTTCCTGCGCGAACACGGGGACGACCTGGTGCTGTGCGTGCACAACTTCTCGCGCTTCGCGCAGCCCACCGAGCTCGATCTGCGGTCGTTCAACGGACGGGTCCCGGTGGAGCTCACCGGTGATGTGCGCTTCCCGCCGATCGGCGAGTGGCCGTACCTGCTGACCTTGGCGGGCCACGGCTTCTACTGGTTCCGGCTGCGGACCGAACGGCGCGCCGAACTGCGCGCCGAATAG
- a CDS encoding alpha-1,4-glucan--maltose-1-phosphate maltosyltransferase produces the protein MIGRIPVLDVRPAVDCGARPAKAVVDEVFEISATVFREGHDAVAAHLVLRDPGGRLRAPVPLSELAPGTDRWGTKVSVEAEGRWTYTVEAWSDPVATWRAHAAIKIPAGIDTGLMLLEGAELYERAGARIPKRDGREAVMAAAATMRDEDLPAAERYEAALDPAVDAAFARRPYRELVTASKPLPLLVERKRALFGSWYEMFPRSEGAVLEPGEAPVSGTFRTAAERLPAIAAMGFDVVYLPPIHPIGSTYRKGPNNTLSAGSWDPGVPWAIGSTEGGHDAVHPELGTIEDFDAFVGRARELGMEIALDFALQCSPDHPWVEKNPQWFRHRADGTIAYAENPPKKYQDIYPIHFDTDMAGIVEETCRILRHWMDHGVRIFRVDNPHTKPVVFWQKVIADINKSDPDVIFLAEAFTRPAMMRALAAVGFQQSYTYFTWRNTKAELTEYLTELADTPSASVMRPNFFVNTPDILHEYLQHGGRPAFEVRAVLAATLSPAWGVYAGYELCENTPVREGSEEYLNSEKYEFRPRDWAEADRTGATIAPLITSLNRLRRRNPALQQLRDIHFHSTDNEQVIAYSKHAGANSVLVVVNLDPHHTQEATVSLDMPVLGLDWHGSLAVRDELTGETYHWGRANYVRLEPGRTPAHVLAALRPSPPTGGSPTT, from the coding sequence GCCCACCTCGTCCTGCGTGATCCGGGCGGGCGGCTGCGGGCCCCGGTGCCGCTGAGTGAACTCGCCCCCGGCACCGACCGGTGGGGGACCAAGGTCTCCGTCGAGGCCGAGGGGAGGTGGACGTACACCGTCGAGGCGTGGAGCGATCCGGTGGCCACCTGGCGGGCCCATGCCGCGATCAAGATCCCCGCCGGGATCGACACCGGCCTCATGCTGCTGGAGGGCGCGGAGCTCTACGAGCGGGCCGGGGCCCGGATCCCCAAGCGTGACGGGCGCGAGGCCGTCATGGCCGCCGCCGCGACCATGCGCGACGAGGACCTGCCCGCCGCCGAACGGTACGAGGCCGCCCTCGACCCGGCCGTGGACGCCGCGTTCGCCAGGCGCCCGTACCGGGAGCTGGTCACCGCCTCCAAGCCCCTGCCGCTGCTGGTGGAGCGCAAGCGGGCCCTCTTCGGCTCCTGGTACGAGATGTTCCCGCGCTCCGAGGGAGCGGTGCTGGAGCCCGGCGAGGCCCCGGTCAGCGGGACCTTCCGGACCGCCGCCGAGCGGCTGCCCGCGATCGCGGCGATGGGCTTCGACGTGGTCTACCTGCCGCCCATCCACCCGATCGGGTCCACCTACCGCAAGGGCCCGAACAACACTCTTTCCGCCGGAAGTTGGGACCCGGGCGTGCCGTGGGCCATCGGCTCCACCGAGGGCGGGCACGATGCGGTCCACCCGGAACTCGGCACCATCGAGGACTTCGACGCCTTCGTCGGGCGCGCCCGCGAGCTGGGCATGGAGATCGCGCTGGACTTCGCGCTGCAGTGCTCCCCCGACCACCCGTGGGTGGAGAAGAACCCGCAGTGGTTCCGCCACCGGGCCGACGGGACGATCGCGTACGCCGAGAACCCGCCGAAGAAGTACCAGGACATCTACCCGATCCACTTCGACACGGACATGGCCGGCATCGTCGAGGAGACCTGCCGGATCCTGCGGCACTGGATGGACCACGGCGTCCGCATCTTCCGGGTCGACAATCCGCACACCAAGCCGGTCGTCTTCTGGCAGAAGGTGATCGCGGACATCAACAAGTCCGACCCGGACGTGATCTTCCTGGCCGAGGCCTTCACCCGGCCCGCGATGATGCGGGCGCTGGCCGCCGTCGGATTCCAGCAGTCGTACACGTACTTCACCTGGCGCAACACCAAGGCCGAGCTGACCGAGTACCTGACCGAGCTGGCGGACACCCCCTCCGCGTCGGTCATGCGGCCGAACTTCTTCGTCAACACGCCCGACATCCTGCACGAGTACCTGCAGCACGGCGGCCGTCCCGCCTTCGAGGTCCGGGCCGTCCTGGCCGCCACCCTCTCCCCCGCCTGGGGGGTCTACGCCGGCTACGAGCTCTGCGAGAACACCCCGGTGCGGGAGGGCAGCGAGGAGTACCTGAACTCCGAGAAGTACGAGTTCCGGCCGCGCGACTGGGCGGAGGCCGACCGCACCGGCGCGACCATCGCCCCGCTGATCACCTCGCTCAACCGGCTGCGCCGCCGCAACCCCGCGCTCCAGCAGTTGCGCGACATCCACTTCCACTCGACCGACAACGAACAGGTGATCGCCTATTCGAAGCACGCCGGAGCCAATTCCGTACTGGTGGTCGTCAACCTCGATCCGCACCACACCCAGGAGGCGACAGTGTCGTTGGACATGCCGGTACTCGGCCTCGACTGGCACGGGTCCCTCGCGGTGCGCGACGAGCTCACCGGCGAGACCTATCACTGGGGCAGGGCGAACTACGTGCGCCTAGAGCCGGGCCGCACGCCCGCGCACGTACTTGCTGCTCTGCGACCGTCCCCGCCCACCGGAGGGTCACCCACCACATGA
- the glgB gene encoding 1,4-alpha-glucan branching enzyme, whose translation MSAARQPSPTVRDEAAPAPDPAPAAAPVKKARAPRARRAAPPRGVRPAPALGTDERARLLEGRHHDPHAVLGARAQRGGVAFRVLRPFAKAVTVVAKGLRAELLDEGDGLFSGLLPLTGVPEYRLLVTYDSDEIEIHDPYRFLPALGELDLHLIGEGRHEQLWKALGAEPMEHQGVAGTRFTVWAPNAQGVRVTGDFSYWDSVAYPMRSLGSTGVWELFLPGVGAGTLYKYDITRPDGSHTLRADPMARSAEVPPANASVVTSSRHEWQDAAWMAGRGARPPHQAPFSVYELHLASWRPGLSYRQLAEQLPAYVKELGFTHVELMPVAEHPFGGSWGYQVTGFYAPTSRMGTPDDFRFLVDALHRAGIGVIVDWVPAHFPRDDWALAEFDGRPLYEHQDPRRAAHPDWGTLEFDYGRKEVRNFLVANAVYWCEEFHVDGLRVDAVASMLYLDYSRGEGEWAPNEHGGRENLDAVGFLQEMNATVYRRCPGVVTIAEESTAWTGVTRPTDGGGLGFGLKWNMGWMHDTLRYMSKEPVHRKYHHHDMTFGMIYAFSENYVLPISHDEVVHGKGSLVSRMPGDDWWQRRASHRAYLGFMWAHPGKQLLFMGQEFAQGSEWSEVYGPDWWLLDSSYAAAGDHRGVRDLVRDLNRTYTAAPALWERDTVPEGFAWVEADAAEDNVFAFLRYAQDGSQLLAVSNFSPVVRHGYRIGVPEEVPLWREVLNTDLEVYGGSGIHHTQPLRPEPVPAQGRPASLRMTIPPLATVWFRPQG comes from the coding sequence GTGAGCGCCGCACGACAGCCGTCACCGACCGTCCGCGACGAAGCCGCACCCGCCCCCGACCCCGCTCCGGCGGCCGCGCCGGTGAAGAAGGCCCGGGCGCCCCGGGCCCGCCGCGCCGCCCCTCCGCGCGGCGTCCGGCCGGCGCCCGCACTCGGCACGGACGAACGGGCCCGGCTGCTGGAGGGCCGCCACCACGATCCGCACGCGGTGCTGGGGGCCCGTGCCCAGCGGGGCGGGGTGGCCTTCCGGGTGCTGCGCCCCTTTGCCAAGGCGGTCACCGTCGTCGCGAAGGGGCTGCGGGCCGAGCTCCTCGACGAGGGCGACGGGCTGTTCTCGGGGCTGCTGCCGCTGACCGGTGTGCCGGAGTACCGGCTGCTGGTCACGTACGACAGCGACGAGATCGAGATCCACGACCCCTACCGGTTCCTGCCCGCCCTCGGCGAGCTGGACCTGCACCTGATCGGCGAGGGCCGCCACGAGCAGCTGTGGAAGGCGCTCGGCGCCGAGCCGATGGAGCACCAGGGGGTGGCCGGGACCCGCTTCACGGTGTGGGCGCCCAACGCCCAGGGGGTCCGGGTCACCGGGGACTTCTCGTACTGGGACTCCGTCGCCTACCCGATGCGCTCGCTCGGGTCCACCGGCGTGTGGGAGCTGTTCCTGCCCGGGGTGGGCGCCGGCACGCTCTACAAGTACGACATCACGCGCCCGGACGGCAGCCACACCCTGCGCGCGGACCCGATGGCCCGCTCCGCGGAGGTCCCCCCGGCGAACGCCTCGGTGGTGACCTCCTCCCGGCACGAGTGGCAGGACGCGGCGTGGATGGCCGGGCGCGGTGCCCGTCCCCCGCACCAGGCCCCCTTCTCGGTGTACGAGCTGCACCTGGCGTCCTGGCGGCCTGGGCTCTCGTACCGGCAGCTCGCCGAGCAGCTCCCCGCGTACGTCAAGGAGCTGGGCTTCACCCACGTGGAACTGATGCCGGTCGCCGAGCATCCGTTCGGCGGCTCGTGGGGCTACCAGGTCACCGGCTTCTACGCGCCGACCTCGCGGATGGGCACCCCGGACGACTTCCGCTTCCTCGTGGACGCGCTGCACCGGGCCGGGATCGGGGTGATCGTCGACTGGGTGCCCGCGCACTTCCCGCGCGACGACTGGGCCCTCGCGGAGTTCGACGGGCGGCCGCTGTACGAGCACCAGGACCCGCGGCGGGCCGCGCACCCGGACTGGGGGACGCTGGAGTTCGACTACGGCCGCAAGGAGGTCCGCAACTTCCTCGTCGCCAACGCCGTGTACTGGTGCGAGGAGTTCCACGTGGACGGCCTGCGCGTGGACGCGGTGGCCTCGATGCTCTACCTCGACTACTCGCGCGGCGAGGGCGAGTGGGCGCCCAACGAGCACGGCGGGCGGGAGAACCTGGACGCGGTCGGCTTCCTCCAGGAGATGAACGCGACCGTGTACCGGCGCTGTCCGGGGGTGGTGACCATCGCGGAGGAGTCCACGGCGTGGACGGGCGTGACCCGGCCGACGGACGGCGGCGGGCTCGGCTTCGGCCTGAAGTGGAACATGGGCTGGATGCACGACACCCTGCGCTACATGTCGAAGGAGCCGGTGCACCGCAAGTACCACCACCACGACATGACCTTCGGGATGATCTACGCCTTCAGCGAGAACTACGTGCTGCCGATCTCGCACGACGAGGTGGTGCACGGCAAGGGATCTCTGGTGTCGAGGATGCCCGGGGACGACTGGTGGCAGCGGCGGGCCTCGCACCGGGCGTACCTGGGCTTCATGTGGGCCCATCCGGGCAAGCAACTGCTCTTCATGGGGCAGGAGTTCGCGCAGGGGTCGGAGTGGTCGGAGGTGTACGGGCCGGACTGGTGGCTGCTGGACTCCTCCTACGCGGCGGCCGGTGACCACCGCGGCGTACGGGACCTGGTGCGCGACCTGAACCGCACGTACACGGCGGCGCCCGCCCTGTGGGAGCGGGACACCGTGCCGGAGGGCTTCGCCTGGGTGGAGGCGGACGCCGCGGAGGACAACGTCTTCGCGTTCCTGCGGTACGCGCAGGACGGCTCCCAGCTCCTGGCGGTGTCGAACTTCTCGCCCGTGGTCCGGCACGGCTACCGGATCGGGGTGCCCGAGGAGGTGCCGCTGTGGCGGGAGGTGCTCAACACCGACCTGGAGGTCTACGGCGGCAGCGGCATCCACCACACGCAGCCGCTGCGGCCGGAGCCGGTTCCTGCGCAGGGCCGCCCGGCGAGCCTGCGCATGACCATCCCGCCGCTGGCGACGGTCTGGTTCCGGCCACAGGGCTGA
- a CDS encoding thioredoxin family protein, with the protein MKAHGVAQVTDADFEAEVLGERGRPVLVEFTADWCGPCRQLAPVLSSIAAEEAGRLKVVQIDADSNPGAVTRYGVLSMPTLLVFRDGEPVQQMVGARAKRRLLQELEEQLASA; encoded by the coding sequence ATGAAGGCCCACGGTGTGGCGCAGGTGACCGACGCGGATTTCGAGGCCGAGGTGCTCGGGGAGCGGGGACGGCCCGTCCTCGTGGAGTTCACCGCGGACTGGTGCGGCCCCTGCCGCCAGCTCGCCCCCGTACTCTCCTCGATCGCCGCCGAGGAGGCCGGCCGGCTCAAGGTCGTGCAGATCGACGCGGACAGCAACCCCGGGGCCGTCACCCGGTACGGGGTGCTGTCCATGCCGACCCTGCTCGTCTTCCGTGACGGCGAGCCCGTCCAGCAGATGGTCGGGGCCCGGGCCAAGCGCCGGCTGCTCCAGGAACTGGAGGAGCAGCTCGCCTCGGCCTGA